In Lytechinus variegatus isolate NC3 chromosome 12, Lvar_3.0, whole genome shotgun sequence, a single window of DNA contains:
- the LOC121425283 gene encoding ADP-ribosylation factor-like protein 3 yields the protein MPYFLDLLRKLKHKHQRELRVLLLGLDNAGKTTILKNLCKESYENISPTKGFNIKSVKNKDWNLNVWDIGGQRKIRPYWRNYFENTDVLIYVIDSADRTRFDEAGEEFSELLEEEKLQGVPVLVFANKQDLVGAASASDLSDSDNLNLQILRNRSWQIQACSAQTGEGLEAGLTWVMKTVNSKK from the exons ATG CCATACTTTTTAGATCTTCTGCGGAAACTGAAACACAAGCATCAGAGGGAGCTTCGTGTTCTTCTCCTCGGCCTCGACAATGCCGGCAAGACAACCATTCTTAAAAATCTCTGCAAAGAGTCTTATGAGAACATATCACCAACGAAAGGGTTCAACATCAAAAGCGTTAAAAACAAAGACTGGAATCTAAATGTGTGGGATATAGGAG GGCAGAGGAAGATTAGACCGTACTGGAGGAATTACTTTGAAAACACTGACGTTTTGATATATGTGATAGACAGTGCAGACAGAACAAGATTTGACGAAGCAGGCGAG GAATTCAGTGAACTACTAGAGGAAGAGAAGTTACAGGGAGTGCCTGTGTTGGTGTTTGCAAACAAGCAAGACCTGGTGGGAGCCGCTTCGGCTTCTGATCTCTCCGACTCTGACAATTTGAATTTACAAATACTTCGAAACAGATCGTGGCAAATTCAAGCCTGTTCTGCGCAGACAGGGGAAGGCCTAGAG GCAGGGTTAACGTGGGTTATGAAGACGGTGAACAGCAAAAAGTAA